The uncultured Fretibacterium sp. sequence CGGTCCGCGAGGGCGGCCATACGGTGGGCGCCGGCGTCGTCACCAAGATCCTCGAGTAGGGCATAGAGGGACACTGCAGTGGCTAAAAGAATCCGTATCCGCCTGAAGGCGTTTGACCACAGGGTTCTCGACACGTCCGCAGCCCAGATCGCGGAGACGGCGGAGAGCACGGGGGCCAGGGTTTCCGGCCCCATTCCGCTCCCCACCGAGATCAGCAAGGTGACGATCCTGAAGTCGCCTCACAAGGACAAGGACGCGCGGGAGCAGTTCGAGATGAGGACGCACAAGCGTCTGATCGATATCGTCGAACCGACGCAGAAGACCATGGATGCGTTGATGCAGCTCAATCTTTCCTCTGGAGTCGATATCCAGATCAAACTTTAGCTCCTTAAAGGGTGTGGAGTAGTCCCGATTTCAAATCGTTCGTAGACGATAAGCAGCGAGCAAGGGACAAGCTGTGCGAATCACTTAGTTTCTTTACCAAGCGGTGCCTATCTGCGTCGAAGACGAAGCCATTGGGCTTCGCTTCGACATAAGCGATTGACACAGCATTCGGGGTCTGACGACCCCGAAGAGCTGGTCACCTGCTTAAACGAAGTATACGAATGATTGGAAATTGGGAATGAGGAAAGCGCTGGAGCTGAAAGGAGAATATATAACGATGGGTATAGGGATACTGGGGAAGAAGGTTGGCATGGCTCAGATTTTCGACGAGCAG is a genomic window containing:
- the rpsJ gene encoding 30S ribosomal protein S10, which produces MAKRIRIRLKAFDHRVLDTSAAQIAETAESTGARVSGPIPLPTEISKVTILKSPHKDKDAREQFEMRTHKRLIDIVEPTQKTMDALMQLNLSSGVDIQIKL